The DNA sequence TTATTCTGGAATATTAAATTCAGGCGATACAATATTAAATTCATTAAAGATAAAAAAAGAAAGAGTTGGTCGTATTGTTCAAATGCATGCCAATCAACGTGAGGAAATTAAAAAAATCTCATCAGGTGATATTGCTGCTATAGTTGGTTTAAAAAATACAACTACTGGTGATACACTTTGCGATGAAAAAGATATAATAATATTAGAACAAATGAATTTTCCTGAACCAGTTATTTCTCAAGCAATTGAACCAAAAACTAAGGCTGATCAAGAAAAAATGAGTATGGCATTAAATCGTTTAGCATCAGAAGATCCATCATTTCGTGTAAGAATTGATGAGGAATCCGGTCAAACAATTATTTCTGGTATGGGTGAATTGCATTTAGATATTATTGTTGACCGTATAAAACGTGAATTTGGGGTAGAAGCAACTGTTGGAAAACCTCAAGTAGCATATCGAGAAACAATTCGAAAAATATGTAAAGAAGTTGAAGGAAAATTTATTAAACAATCTGGTGGTAGAGGGCAATATGGTCATGTTTTTTTAAGAATTGAACCACAAATTCCTGGAAAAGGTTTTGAATTCATTGATGCTATAAAGAGCGGAGTTGTTCCTCGTGAATTTATCCCTGCTGTAGAAAAAGGAATACGAGAAGCATTAAATTCTGGTGTATTAGCCGGTTATCCAGTAGTTGATATAAAGGTAACTTTATTTTATGGTTCTTATCATGATGTTGATTCAAATGAAAATGCATTTCGAATTGCGGGATCTATAGCGTTTAAAGATGGTTGCCGTAAATCTAATCCTACTATTCTTGAGCCAATAATGGCGGTAGAGGTTGAAACTCCAGAAGATTATGCTGGAACAGTAATAGGAGATCTAGCTTCTCGAAGAGGAATGATACAAGGAATGGATGAAATTTCAGGGGGTGGCGGAAAGATAATAAAAGCAGAGGTACCATTATCTAAAATGTTTGGTTACTCTACATCTTTACGGTCAATTACTCAAGGAAGAGCTACTTACACAATGGAATTTAAGTATTATTCAGAAATACCAAAAAATTTAATTGATACAATGATTAATAACAAAATTTAAATGTTTTATTTTTATAACGGTTCGTCTTTTAAGGAAAAGCATGTCAATTATAAATCAAAAAATACGTATTCGTTTAAAGGCGTTTGATTACCGTTTAATTGATAAATCAACATTAGAAATCGTTGAAACAGCTAGACGATCAGGTGCAGTAGTTCGTGGACCCATTCCTTTACCTACCCGTATTCAACGTTTTGATGTATTACGTTCACCGCATGTTAATAAAACGGCACGTGATCAATTTGAAATGCGTACTCATCGAAGATTAATGGATATTGTAAATCCAACAGATAAAACTGTAGATGCATTAATTAAATTAGATTTACCCGCTGGCGTAGATGTAGAAATTAAATTATATTCGATGAATTAGATTAAAAAATTATTTATTGATTATAAATTTTAAATTTTTAAAAGTTGCGTTAATTTTATTATTAAGTTAAAATTAGGCGCTAAATTTTAAAAATTTAAAAAAAATTTATATAAAGTTTAGAAAAATTTATAAAAATTGATGTGAATATGGAGATTAAAATATGAGCCAGGGTCTATTAGGTCGTAAGGTGGGGATGACACGTATTTTTACGGAAAATGGTGAGTCTGTTCCTATAACTGTTTTAGATGTATCTAAAAATTATATTATTCAAATTAAAAAGTCTAAAATAGATGGTTATAACGCTATTCAAGTTTCATATGGTCAACTTCGTCCATCTAAAATAAATAAAGCTATAGCCGGTCATTATGCTAAAGCTAATGTTTTAGCCGGTTCTTTTTTAAAAGAATTTTTAATTGATTCTAGAAAAATTTCTAAAATAAAAATTGGTGATTCAGTTTCTATTAATTTATTTGATGTAGGTCAAAAAGTGGATGTTCGTGGTATTTCGATAGGTAAAGGTTATTCTGGTGTTATTAAACGTTATGGATTTTCTTCTGGTCGCGCATCAAGAGGAAATTCTTGTGCTCATAATGTCCCTGGTTCAATCGGAATGTCACAGGATCCTGGTCGTGTTTTTCCTGGAAAACGTATGTCCGGTCATTTAGGTAATGTTTTTAAAACTATTCAAAATCTTAAAATTATAAAAATTGATTATGAGCGTCAACTTTTATTTATTAAAGGTTCTGTTCCTGGCGCAAAAAATGGAAAAATAGTTGTAACACATGCAATTAAAACTAAAGTTAATAAAGGCGTATAGTTATGGAGCTAAAGTTTTTAAATGCACAAGGTCAAATTTTTTCAAATATTGAAGTAAAAGATAGTATTTTTAATAGCATTTACAATCAAGCATTAATTCATCAAATTATAGTTTCATATCGCGCAAATATGCGTAGTGGAAATAGAAAACAAAAAGATAGAAAAGAAGTACATCATACAACAAAAAAACCGTGGCGCCAAAAAGGAACAGGCCGTGCTCGCGCCGGAATGTCGTCTTCTCCATTATGGAGGGGAGGCGGACGTTGTTTTCCAAATCTTCCTAATGAAAATTTTTCACATAAAATTAATAAAAAAATGTATAGAATCGCTCTTTGTTCTATATTATCTCAATTAGTTAGAGAAAATCGTTTATTAATTATTGAAAGTTTTTCGATAGATTCACCGAAAACAAAATTATTAGTCAATAAATTAATAAATATGGGTTTAAATTCAGTTTTAATTATTGTTAATGAATTTAATAAAAATTTGTTACTTTCTTCTAGAAATTTATCAAATGTATTACTTATTGAACCGCGATATATTAATCCTATATCACTTATATTTTATAAAAAAGTTTTAATTACTAGAAATGCATTAGAAAAAGTTGAGAGATTATTAATATGAGCATTAATATTAAATATAATAAAGAACGCTTGATGAAGATATTATTATTTCCAATTATTTCCGAGAAAGCGACTTTTGTTTACAAAAAAAATAAACAAATTATTTTTTGTGTAATGCGAGACGCTACTAAATTAGAAATTAAGGCTGCTATTGAACTTTTTTTTAAGGTAAAAATTAAAGCCGTTCAAGTAGTAAATCGTTTAGGAAAACAAAAACGCTCCGGTAAAAATATAGGACGTCGCAAACATATGCGACATGCTTTTATATGTTTATATCCAGATCAAGAAATAGATTTTATAAAAAAAGGAGAAATAATCAATGACTCTTATTAGAGTTAAACCCACTTCTCCTGGTCGTCGAGGCATGGTTAAGGTTATTAATAAAAATTTGTATAAAGGTCGACCGTTTCGAGCGTTAATTGAAAAAAAATCAAAAAATTCCGGTCGTAATAATTATGGTCGTATTACTACTCGTCATATTGGAGGAGGGCATAAACAAAATTATCGTATAATTGATTTTAAAAGGAAAAAAGATAATGTTTTAGCTAAAGTTGAACGCATTGAATATGATCCTAATCGTAGCGCAAATATAGCACTTTTATGTTATATTGATGGTGATCGTCGTTATATTCTTGCTACAAAAAATATGACTATAGGTGATTATATAATTAATGGTTCTAATGCTCCTATAAAATCCGGTAATTGTTTACCAATTAGAAACATTCCAATTGGTACCGTAATTAATTGTATAGAAATTTTACCTGGAAAAGGCGCTCAAATAGCTCGTTCTGCTGGTTCCGGTGCCACTTTAGTATCTCGTGAGAGTGTATACTCTCAAATACGTTTACGCTCTGGTGAAGTAAGGCATATACATATTGAATGCCGAGCTACTATAGGTGAAATAGGAAATATAGAGCATAATTTACGTAAAATTGGTAAAGCTGGTGCAATGCGTTGGCGTGGTATACGTCCTACTGTTCGAGGAGTAGCTATGAATCCAGTAGATCATCCTCATGGAGGTGGAGAAGGAAAAACTTCCGCTGGTCGTCATCCCGTTTCTCCCTGGGGGGTGCAAACTAAAGGAAAAAAAACTCGTAATAACAAGCGTACAGATTCTATGATAGTTTCTTATCGCAAAAATAAATAAGGATTAAAATGGCACGTTCATTAAAAAAAGGTCCTTTTTGTGATGTACATTTAATAAAAAAAGTTGAAAAAGCACAAAATACAAAAGATAAAAAGCCAATTAAAACTTGGTCTCGTCGCTCAACAATTATGCCTGATTTTATTGGTTTAACTATTTCTGTTCATAATGGAAAAGAACATATACCTGTATATATATCTGAAAATATGGTTGGTCATAAACTCGGTGAATTTGCATTGACACGTACATTTAAAGGTCATTCTGGTGATAAAAAGGTTAAGAAATAAAAGGTTGATTAATGGAAACTAAAGCTATTTTACGTAATACACATCTTTCTACACAAAAAAGTCGTTTAGTTGCTGATTTAATTCGAGGTAAAAGTGTTGAAAAAGCTATTAATATTTTAGCATTTAATCCTAAAAAATGCGCAATTATTATTAAAAAAGTATTAGAATCTGCAATTGCGAATGCTGAACATAATAATGGAGAGGATATAGATAACTTGAAAGTAAAGGCTATTTA is a window from the Candidatus Profftella armatura (Diaphorina cf. continua) genome containing:
- the fusA gene encoding elongation factor G, whose protein sequence is MERKTPIDRYRNIGISAHIDAGKTTTTERILFYTGVNHKIGEVHDGAATMDWMEQEQERGITITSAATTCFWKGMANNFPEHHINIIDTPGHVDFTIEVERSMRVLDGVCMVYCAVGGVQPQSETVWRQANKYKVPRLAFVNKMDRIGANFFKVYEQIRERLKAHPVPVQIPIYSEESFNGVIDLVKMKAIYWDEKSKGVKFNYKDIPESLKEEAKKWRENILEVVFEVSENLMDKYLEENDLNESEIKTAIRKLTISGKIIPMMCGTAFKNKGVQAMLDGIVDYLPSPVDIPPITGTNVNDEIVFRKAKDKEKFSALAFKISTDPFVGQLCFIRCYSGILNSGDTILNSLKIKKERVGRIVQMHANQREEIKKISSGDIAAIVGLKNTTTGDTLCDEKDIIILEQMNFPEPVISQAIEPKTKADQEKMSMALNRLASEDPSFRVRIDEESGQTIISGMGELHLDIIVDRIKREFGVEATVGKPQVAYRETIRKICKEVEGKFIKQSGGRGQYGHVFLRIEPQIPGKGFEFIDAIKSGVVPREFIPAVEKGIREALNSGVLAGYPVVDIKVTLFYGSYHDVDSNENAFRIAGSIAFKDGCRKSNPTILEPIMAVEVETPEDYAGTVIGDLASRRGMIQGMDEISGGGGKIIKAEVPLSKMFGYSTSLRSITQGRATYTMEFKYYSEIPKNLIDTMINNKI
- the rplW gene encoding 50S ribosomal protein L23, translating into MSINIKYNKERLMKILLFPIISEKATFVYKKNKQIIFCVMRDATKLEIKAAIELFFKVKIKAVQVVNRLGKQKRSGKNIGRRKHMRHAFICLYPDQEIDFIKKGEIINDSY
- the rplC gene encoding 50S ribosomal protein L3 — translated: MSQGLLGRKVGMTRIFTENGESVPITVLDVSKNYIIQIKKSKIDGYNAIQVSYGQLRPSKINKAIAGHYAKANVLAGSFLKEFLIDSRKISKIKIGDSVSINLFDVGQKVDVRGISIGKGYSGVIKRYGFSSGRASRGNSCAHNVPGSIGMSQDPGRVFPGKRMSGHLGNVFKTIQNLKIIKIDYERQLLFIKGSVPGAKNGKIVVTHAIKTKVNKGV
- the rpsJ gene encoding 30S ribosomal protein S10, with amino-acid sequence MSIINQKIRIRLKAFDYRLIDKSTLEIVETARRSGAVVRGPIPLPTRIQRFDVLRSPHVNKTARDQFEMRTHRRLMDIVNPTDKTVDALIKLDLPAGVDVEIKLYSMN
- the rplV gene encoding 50S ribosomal protein L22, with protein sequence METKAILRNTHLSTQKSRLVADLIRGKSVEKAINILAFNPKKCAIIIKKVLESAIANAEHNNGEDIDNLKVKAIYIEKASIVKRFFARAKGRGNHISKQFCHIYVIVSSN
- the rplB gene encoding 50S ribosomal protein L2, whose translation is MTLIRVKPTSPGRRGMVKVINKNLYKGRPFRALIEKKSKNSGRNNYGRITTRHIGGGHKQNYRIIDFKRKKDNVLAKVERIEYDPNRSANIALLCYIDGDRRYILATKNMTIGDYIINGSNAPIKSGNCLPIRNIPIGTVINCIEILPGKGAQIARSAGSGATLVSRESVYSQIRLRSGEVRHIHIECRATIGEIGNIEHNLRKIGKAGAMRWRGIRPTVRGVAMNPVDHPHGGGEGKTSAGRHPVSPWGVQTKGKKTRNNKRTDSMIVSYRKNK
- the rplD gene encoding 50S ribosomal protein L4, with product MELKFLNAQGQIFSNIEVKDSIFNSIYNQALIHQIIVSYRANMRSGNRKQKDRKEVHHTTKKPWRQKGTGRARAGMSSSPLWRGGGRCFPNLPNENFSHKINKKMYRIALCSILSQLVRENRLLIIESFSIDSPKTKLLVNKLINMGLNSVLIIVNEFNKNLLLSSRNLSNVLLIEPRYINPISLIFYKKVLITRNALEKVERLLI
- the rpsS gene encoding 30S ribosomal protein S19 encodes the protein MARSLKKGPFCDVHLIKKVEKAQNTKDKKPIKTWSRRSTIMPDFIGLTISVHNGKEHIPVYISENMVGHKLGEFALTRTFKGHSGDKKVKK